The DNA sequence tatCATTACATTGAAGTTGCAGTATGTTGGGCATTATGACATGCAGCATGATTTGTATTATACCTGCAGCATTAATTGAATGTACTATTTATTGTCAGTTTTTTTATTGAACAGTATCTGAAATTTTTGTTGAACAGTATGAAATATTTTCAACTAGATTTTtttaaaccaaaaactttttgatttttggtactgtagcacttttatttttatttgccaaattattgtccaatcatggactaactagactcaaaagattcatcttgcgatttataggtaaaccgtacaattagtttttatttttatctatatttaatgctctatgcctatgccgtaagattcttgaaaagtttttggccgGGAAAGAAGGGGCTACCACCACCATACCACTACAGTCTGCAGGAGGTGAGGGGCAGACGAACAGGCCACACAGTGACACAGCACAACAGATCCTCGGCGGTCGGCGCAGTAGCCACAGAGATGGCCCTCGGCGACAGCGCCACCGGCACCCCGCCGCCGGTGGCCAAGCTCTCCATCTCGGGCGCGGCCCTGGCCGCGCTGCTGCAccgctgcgccgccgccgccggcgactgCGACGGCCTCCTCTTCGGCCGCGCTGCGCACCTGCccgcgccgccggccgcccTCTCCGACTACGACGACGCCGCGGCCCCGCCCGCCCCCGCCCTCTCCATCTCCGTCTCCGGCCACTGCTCCCTCTCCAGCCCCTCCTCCTTCTCCGATTCCCTCGGCCGCTTCCAtgccccctcctcctcccccgctCCGATCGGCTTCTTCTCCTCCCGCCGCCGCACGGCGCTCCGCCCCTCCATGCGGGAGACCGCGCTCGCCTACTCCCTCTCCGAATCCCTAGCCTCCGCCCACCCGctcctcctcatcctcgtctCCCCTTCCGCCTCCCCCAACCACTCCACCCACTCCTACGACTACCGCgccttcctcctcctcgccggccGCCTCGTCCCGGCCTCGCTCGCCGTCGTGAACGTCGGCCCCGGATTCCGGGACCAGTACCACGCCTTCACCGCCGACTCGCCCATGCCCTGGCTGCCGTCGGCGCCGGCGCCTGGGCACGCTCACACCATCGCGGAGCAGAAGGCGGTGGATGAAATGGTGGACGGGTTTGGGGTCGGGAGGCTGCAGGGGGTCCTCGGCTCTGCGGCGGGGCAGGCGGCCGAGATGGATGAGATGTACGCGGGGATGCTCAGGAAGCTGGGGAAGCTCGCCAGGGAGGTGGAGAAGAGCAATCTCCGCGTGCTCGAGCAGGTCTGGTTCTCAAATCATTTGATTCCTGTATCCACTGTTGATGTCCATCATAAACTGATTCTCTTTGCATAACTGTGATTCTGTGTGATTGATTGGCCTAATAATTGCTTAAACTGCCTATTGCTAGAATTGTGCATTGTTGGTTGTATATAGAGGGTGCGGGTTTGTAGTTGTCGCCTTCTTGCATTGTGGATTTGTTGTCAACATGGGAAACTCAGATGACACTTGCATAGCGGAGTTTGGTTGTAACTATGATTCAGTTTTTCGGTTGCCTAAAGTGTCTTGTAACGTTAGATTCGACCATTTAACAGAAGGCGGATATAGGTTCCACTCAGCATTCACCATATGGTGCCTGAATTCTCCCATGCACTCCTTGTTTTGAACCAGCTGTATGCATTAGTACAGAACTATCCGGTAACGGACTAGGAGGCACTTGCACAGTTGCACTATCTATTAGATAGCTCTTCAGTTTTTTTAGCGAAAACTGTTAGAATCTTGATGATCTACAAAGCCACATCAGATGGGCATCACAGCCCTGCAACTATTATACTATCTGATTGTATTTGGCAAGACACATCACCATCTAAAAGTGGGGTGGGGGGGGGCAAGGACGAGAGAGGAATATCAGTTCCATCATGCCATAAATGGATGGCACAAAATGGTGTTTCGAATTCCTTAGTTTCTTAGGTCTGTTTGAAAATTATTACAACAGTTGGATTGTGACTATAATCTATATTTACAGTTGACTAAAGCCCTAAACTGGCATGTCATACCAATTGCTTCCATTTAACAGTAGCCTGAATATTCAAGGCAGATTGCCTGAACTCTCCCGTGCATTCCTTGTTTCAAACCGTCCACGTTCATTGGTTTGGAAGTTTCTGGTAACAAGCTAAGGAGCACTACCATTAGACAACTCtgttttttttcccttttgGCGAGGAATAAAACTGGAATCTTGGTAGTTtattaagggcttgtttagatcaaaaacactttttggattttgatactgtagcactttcgtttttatttacattgtccaatcatggagtaactaggcttaaaagattcgtcttgtgatttacaggtaaactgtataattagttatcttttttatttatatttaatgtttcatatatgtgccgtaagattcgatgtgatggagaatctgataaagttttgggtttttgggtgcatctaaacagggcctaagtcaTATCAAATGGGCACTGGGGGCTTGTAACTACTGTATTATTGATTGAAGGGGGAAAAGGAAACAAAAATTTCAATTCTAGCATGCTCAACATGAATGACCCAAAATGCAGCAGCAAGCCAGTCCACCTGTGGACTGTGTTATAGAGATCGTCAGATAGGAACTTCCAATGTTGGAAAATGGGATGGCGGCTTATGCTGGGCAGCACCATAAAAATGTTTGGTGAGGTTGTGGCGATTGGGGTTTGCTAAAACAACTCTTGTGAAGTTTTAGGCTTGCTGCTTTTCTTCATGACAAGCAAATGCAGTAGATGGTGAGTTGAGGAGAGATCGATGAAAATGATAAAGGCTAAAAGGCCTATTTATGTAGTTGCAGACTCGTACTTGTTTCTATTTGGTTGATTTGTTGCATATGGGAAGCACTGTTTACATTTGGGACCCTGTGAAAATTACCCCATAAGCTGGGGCTCCTTAGGGCCTATCTGTCAGGTGCCAAATTCTTAAACTACCgcaagtgcttgctctctgttaTACATTGTTATTAAAATGACTTGGTCTGAAAACTGAAAAGATCAATCCTTTGTTGCATAAAAAAGTTGGAGCCCTTATCCTCTGATCAGATTTTTATTTATGGCCCCCTTCCCCAGTTGTTACTGAGTG is a window from the Sorghum bicolor cultivar BTx623 chromosome 5, Sorghum_bicolor_NCBIv3, whole genome shotgun sequence genome containing:
- the LOC8079981 gene encoding uncharacterized protein LOC8079981; translated protein: MALGDSATGTPPPVAKLSISGAALAALLHRCAAAAGDCDGLLFGRAAHLPAPPAALSDYDDAAAPPAPALSISVSGHCSLSSPSSFSDSLGRFHAPSSSPAPIGFFSSRRRTALRPSMRETALAYSLSESLASAHPLLLILVSPSASPNHSTHSYDYRAFLLLAGRLVPASLAVVNVGPGFRDQYHAFTADSPMPWLPSAPAPGHAHTIAEQKAVDEMVDGFGVGRLQGVLGSAAGQAAEMDEMYAGMLRKLGKLAREVEKSNLRVLEQEKRNLVLRYKYAGME